One part of the Sneathia vaginalis genome encodes these proteins:
- a CDS encoding NAD(P)-dependent oxidoreductase, translating to MKVTVIEPLNVDMTEVKNMFKEKGIDFVVYETKAKDANELYERAKDSDVLVIANTKFPNEVLEKLEKTKYISIAFTGFDHIDVEKAKSMGIVVSNSRGYSDICVAELVIGQVLNIYRELNKRGVHSGYEIHGKTVGIIGYGNIGQRVSKLFSSFGASTIYYDPHQVGTSTLEEVLRSSDILTLHIPLNKETENFMNYDKLSLLKPTAILINTARPSVLNTNDLARILKEKRIYAVALDVFNDYDLLKEYDNVFVTDHIAYLTHESMVRRLKICIDNVIQYIDGNIQNRVN from the coding sequence ATGAAAGTAACAGTGATAGAACCTTTAAATGTTGATATGACAGAAGTCAAGAATATGTTTAAAGAAAAAGGAATTGATTTTGTAGTTTATGAAACAAAAGCTAAAGATGCTAATGAATTGTATGAAAGAGCAAAAGACAGTGATGTACTTGTAATTGCTAATACAAAATTTCCTAATGAAGTTCTAGAAAAATTAGAAAAAACAAAGTATATTTCTATAGCTTTTACAGGCTTTGATCATATAGATGTAGAGAAAGCTAAAAGCATGGGAATAGTTGTTTCAAATTCTAGAGGATATTCAGATATATGTGTAGCTGAACTTGTTATAGGACAAGTATTGAATATTTATAGAGAGTTGAATAAAAGAGGCGTACATTCTGGATATGAAATACATGGAAAAACAGTTGGCATCATTGGCTATGGGAATATAGGGCAAAGAGTTTCTAAATTATTTAGTAGTTTTGGAGCAAGTACCATATACTATGATCCCCATCAGGTAGGTACTAGCACACTAGAAGAAGTTTTAAGAAGTTCGGATATATTAACTCTGCATATACCTTTAAATAAAGAAACAGAAAATTTCATGAATTATGATAAATTAAGTCTTTTAAAACCTACTGCTATTTTAATAAATACAGCACGTCCTAGTGTATTAAATACAAATGATCTAGCTAGAATATTAAAAGAAAAAAGAATTTATGCTGTAGCTTTAGACGTGTTTAATGATTATGACTTGCTAAAAGAATATGATAATGTATTTGTAACAGATCATATTGCATATCTGACTCATGAATCTATGGTTAGAAGATTAAAAATATGCATTGATAATGTTATACAGTATATTGATGGAAATATACAAAATAGAGTGAACTGA
- a CDS encoding elongation factor G gives MRIYDIKNIRNIAVLGQTGAGKSNFIESLEYTVGLVDKISNPNDIFKMTNTTMLNTMEYQNIKYNFLDIPGYSDFVGEVKSGLAAAAGAIIVVDATTDVSIGTELAFEAVDEKKLPKIIFINKIDSEKADFDKIIRELKQKFGKRIAPFHIPWGTGKDFKGHINVVDLYARIYDGKSCNDAPMPKDIYYTEIRDMLLEAVAETSEELMDKYFAGEEFTTEQMHEGLRKGVLDGTLVPVICGSSYKNIGLHTTFNMIREYMPSPIDNVSVKSHVKDFSAQIFKTVIDPFLGVLSYAKVVSGEIKSDTEVYNINKKETEKIGKIYTWVHDNLVELPKAIVGDIVVFTKLLYTKNSDTLSTNPNMEPIPAIEFPKEQMLIAIVPEKKADEEKISNALHKLRDEDSSFYWRRDQETGQTVLGVQGEIHANRIIEKLLKRYGVKVIVTELKVPYRETIKGTSDVQGKYKKQSGGHGQYGDVKIRFSHTKEHFEFSEEIVGGAVPKSYIPAVEKGLIEAMKEGVLAGYPVTGIKAVLYDGSYHEVDSSEMAFKVAASLAFKKGMQEANPVLLEPIMQLSITIPEDYVGDIMGDISKRRGKVLGMESLYNGKQTLKAVAPMAETFKYINDLKSMTQGKGKFEMVFLNYEEVPQEIAVKIIEKKRANQ, from the coding sequence ATGAGAATTTATGATATTAAAAATATTAGAAATATAGCAGTGTTGGGTCAGACTGGTGCTGGTAAAAGCAATTTCATTGAATCTTTAGAATATACAGTTGGGTTAGTAGATAAAATTTCAAATCCTAATGATATATTTAAAATGACTAATACAACTATGTTAAATACAATGGAATATCAAAATATTAAGTATAATTTTTTGGATATACCAGGTTATTCAGACTTTGTAGGAGAAGTAAAATCAGGATTAGCAGCAGCTGCTGGTGCAATTATTGTAGTGGATGCAACAACTGACGTATCAATAGGTACAGAATTAGCTTTTGAAGCGGTAGATGAAAAAAAACTTCCTAAGATAATCTTTATTAACAAAATAGACAGCGAAAAAGCAGATTTTGACAAGATAATACGTGAATTAAAACAAAAATTTGGTAAAAGAATAGCACCTTTCCACATACCTTGGGGAACAGGTAAAGACTTTAAAGGTCATATTAATGTTGTAGACCTATATGCCAGAATATATGACGGAAAATCTTGTAATGATGCACCTATGCCTAAAGACATATATTATACAGAAATAAGGGACATGTTATTAGAAGCTGTAGCTGAAACTAGTGAAGAATTAATGGATAAATACTTTGCAGGTGAAGAATTTACAACAGAACAAATGCATGAAGGATTAAGAAAAGGTGTTTTAGATGGAACATTAGTGCCTGTAATATGCGGATCTAGTTACAAGAATATTGGACTACATACTACATTTAACATGATAAGAGAATATATGCCATCACCTATTGATAATGTAAGTGTAAAAAGCCATGTAAAAGACTTTAGTGCACAAATATTTAAGACAGTAATAGATCCATTTTTAGGAGTTTTGTCATATGCTAAAGTTGTTTCAGGGGAAATAAAGAGCGATACCGAAGTGTATAATATCAACAAAAAGGAAACAGAAAAAATAGGTAAGATATATACTTGGGTACATGACAATTTAGTAGAATTACCTAAGGCAATAGTTGGAGATATTGTTGTATTTACAAAACTTTTATACACCAAAAACTCAGATACTTTAAGTACTAATCCTAATATGGAACCTATACCTGCAATAGAATTTCCTAAAGAACAAATGCTAATTGCCATAGTTCCAGAAAAGAAAGCCGATGAAGAAAAGATATCTAATGCATTGCATAAATTAAGAGATGAAGACTCATCATTCTATTGGAGACGTGATCAAGAAACAGGACAAACAGTATTAGGTGTTCAAGGAGAAATTCATGCTAATAGGATAATAGAAAAGTTACTAAAACGTTATGGAGTTAAGGTCATTGTAACAGAACTTAAAGTTCCATATAGGGAAACAATAAAGGGAACATCAGATGTGCAAGGTAAATACAAAAAACAATCTGGTGGTCACGGGCAATATGGAGATGTAAAAATTAGATTCTCACATACTAAGGAACACTTTGAATTTAGTGAAGAAATAGTAGGAGGAGCTGTACCTAAATCATATATCCCAGCCGTTGAAAAAGGGTTAATAGAAGCCATGAAAGAAGGAGTATTAGCAGGTTATCCAGTTACTGGTATAAAGGCAGTGCTTTATGATGGTTCATACCATGAAGTAGACTCATCAGAAATGGCATTCAAAGTTGCAGCTTCACTAGCATTCAAAAAAGGTATGCAAGAAGCTAATCCAGTATTGTTAGAACCCATAATGCAATTAAGCATAACTATACCAGAAGATTATGTTGGTGATATTATGGGAGATATTAGTAAAAGACGTGGTAAGGTACTAGGAATGGAAAGCTTATACAACGGTAAGCAAACCTTAAAAGCAGTAGCACCTATGGCGGAAACTTTTAAATATATTAATGATTTAAAATCTATGACTCAAGGAAAGGGTAAATTTGAAATGGTATTTTTAAACTATGAAGAAGTACCACAAGAAATTGCTGTAAAGATCATAGAAAAGAAAAGAGCTAACCAATAA
- a CDS encoding YadA-like family protein has protein sequence MKKATISLIFLIASSLTFTNQLLNPKHQSGSYIINNDVDTNNPAKWSPYPSKAGPQRPVTIDTTEADKIRNEIKNKIESLVKNDNDKRDIENALEIDSTDNLNKLKKAKEYADILFEDYDNNIHYLRNISFQLDNDDFVYFINRKKSIDQKIDTLSKTANHALDGVSLAVAMANLPTVSSEYNHNISASYGTYAGSHSFALGLSGHIANDRLSYKLSGAVNTKGNLAFGVGVGVNLGKKNQSNKELLDRIEKLENLVKQLQNK, from the coding sequence ATGAAAAAAGCAACAATAAGTTTAATATTTTTAATTGCAAGTAGTTTGACATTCACTAATCAATTACTTAATCCCAAACATCAATCAGGTAGTTATATAATAAATAATGATGTAGATACAAATAATCCTGCAAAATGGTCTCCATACCCTAGCAAAGCTGGACCACAACGACCAGTTACTATTGATACAACAGAAGCAGATAAAATAAGAAATGAAATAAAAAATAAAATTGAAAGTCTTGTAAAAAATGATAATGATAAGAGAGATATTGAAAATGCTCTTGAAATTGATAGCACAGATAATTTAAATAAATTAAAAAAAGCAAAAGAATATGCAGATATTCTATTTGAAGATTATGATAACAACATTCATTATCTTCGTAATATCTCTTTTCAACTTGATAATGATGATTTTGTGTATTTCATTAATCGTAAAAAAAGCATTGACCAAAAAATCGACACATTATCTAAAACTGCCAATCACGCTTTAGATGGTGTTTCATTAGCTGTTGCTATGGCTAATTTACCTACAGTATCAAGTGAATACAATCATAATATTTCTGCTTCATATGGTACTTATGCTGGTTCTCATTCATTTGCTTTAGGTCTTAGTGGACATATTGCTAATGATAGATTAAGTTACAAGCTATCTGGTGCTGTTAATACTAAAGGTAATCTTGCATTCGGTGTTGGAGTTGGTGTTAATCTTGGTAAGAAGAATCAATCTAATAAAGAATTACTTGATAGAATAGAAAAATTAGAAAATTTAGTTAAACAATTACAAAACAAATAA
- a CDS encoding substrate-binding domain-containing protein — protein MLRKIIFLFSISLFLACCMQDKFNPTKDINVITREQGSGTRGAFMDIFKLELKGKNLKKDLITKQASVENNANTIIQTVKNDKHAIGYVSLGSANKDIKILKVDNIYPDIENIQNGKYTVVRNFSVIVNKSEHDNPLFNHFISFIFSNQGQEIIKKNSYIPIPNQFFSNYPTQKVKGKLIIGGSSSVSPLMEKIIEEYCKVNKDVKIELQISDSTIGITKTAEKVYNLGLASRSLKDEEKANLEEIRIALDPIVLIVNKENTTESLTKNEIKNIYLGNIKKWIEVTEK, from the coding sequence ATGCTAAGGAAAATTATTTTTCTATTCAGTATAAGTTTATTCCTCGCGTGTTGTATGCAGGATAAATTTAATCCTACTAAAGACATAAATGTCATCACAAGAGAGCAAGGCTCAGGTACTAGGGGTGCATTTATGGATATTTTCAAACTAGAATTGAAAGGTAAAAATCTTAAAAAAGATTTAATTACCAAACAAGCAAGTGTTGAGAATAATGCCAACACTATTATTCAGACTGTAAAGAACGACAAACATGCCATAGGATATGTTTCTTTAGGGTCAGCTAATAAGGATATTAAAATTTTGAAAGTCGATAATATTTACCCAGATATTGAGAATATTCAAAACGGTAAATATACTGTCGTCAGAAATTTTTCAGTGATCGTTAATAAAAGCGAGCACGATAATCCTTTATTCAATCATTTTATTTCATTCATTTTTTCAAATCAAGGACAAGAAATTATCAAAAAAAATTCATACATTCCTATTCCAAATCAATTTTTTTCAAATTATCCAACCCAGAAAGTAAAAGGAAAGTTAATTATCGGTGGATCAAGTTCAGTCTCACCACTTATGGAGAAAATAATAGAAGAGTACTGTAAGGTTAATAAAGATGTAAAAATCGAACTACAAATTAGTGATAGTACAATTGGTATAACAAAAACAGCAGAAAAGGTATATAACCTAGGTTTAGCTAGTAGAAGTTTAAAAGATGAAGAAAAAGCAAACCTAGAGGAAATAAGGATAGCGTTAGACCCTATTGTTTTAATTGTAAATAAGGAAAATACTACAGAAAGTCTCACTAAAAATGAAATAAAAAATATTTATTTAGGAAATATTAAAAAATGGATAGAGGTGACTGAAAAATGA
- the pstC gene encoding phosphate ABC transporter permease subunit PstC: MNKEKVMSYVFLAISTTTILCVVLICSFLLINGFPVIKQLGLRNFIFNIDWAPTDIPASYGILPMILGSVVITIGAIIIGVPIGIMTAIYLANYCPKKIYPFLKNTVDLLAGIPSIVFGFFGLVMIVPFVRTVFGYTGKGILSASILLGLMILPTIIYITETSITTVPKFYYEGALALGASHERAIYSIVLPAAKRGIFSSIILGIGRAIGETMAVVMVAGNQTILPTNILKGARTLTTNIVIEMGYATGFHRQTLIATGLILFIFILLINCTFVYLNRKDNK, translated from the coding sequence ATGAACAAAGAAAAGGTAATGTCCTACGTTTTTTTAGCTATTTCAACTACAACAATATTATGCGTTGTATTAATTTGTTCTTTTCTACTAATTAATGGTTTCCCCGTGATAAAACAATTAGGTCTTAGAAATTTCATTTTCAATATTGATTGGGCTCCTACGGATATACCTGCAAGTTACGGTATATTACCAATGATACTAGGAAGTGTTGTAATAACAATAGGTGCTATTATCATCGGTGTACCTATAGGTATTATGACTGCAATATATCTTGCAAATTACTGTCCTAAAAAGATATATCCTTTTTTAAAAAACACCGTTGATTTATTAGCTGGAATACCATCAATAGTATTTGGTTTTTTCGGATTGGTAATGATAGTCCCATTTGTTAGAACAGTATTTGGATATACTGGTAAAGGAATATTAAGTGCATCAATACTATTAGGTTTAATGATTTTACCTACAATAATTTACATAACAGAAACTTCTATAACCACAGTACCCAAATTCTATTATGAAGGAGCATTAGCCCTTGGTGCTAGCCATGAAAGAGCGATATACAGTATAGTATTACCTGCAGCCAAGAGAGGTATATTCTCAAGTATAATCTTAGGTATAGGTAGAGCTATAGGTGAAACTATGGCTGTTGTAATGGTTGCTGGTAACCAAACTATTCTACCTACAAATATATTAAAAGGAGCTAGAACTCTAACAACTAATATAGTTATAGAAATGGGATATGCAACAGGATTCCACAGACAAACACTTATCGCAACAGGATTAATTCTATTTATTTTCATACTATTAATCAATTGTACTTTTGTATATTTAAACAGAAAGGATAACAAATGA
- the pstA gene encoding phosphate ABC transporter permease PstA, whose translation MKIKDYLFKFFVYSSALLAFGMFVFLIMYIVINGIKNIDLSIFSINYTSENSSIFPSFVSTIAIIILTLMFSIPFGIGSAIYLTEYANKRNRIIQLISITTQTLAGIPSIVYGLFGMLFFVTKLKLGFSIISGSLTLAIMILPIIMETTENALNSVPDSYRQGAFGLGAGKLRTVFSIVLPASMPGILSGIILSIGRIIGESAALIYTAGTVAQLPKSIFSSSRTLAVHVYSLSSEGLHTDKAYATAFILLILILGINLLAKKITNNLKKG comes from the coding sequence ATGAAGATAAAAGACTATTTATTTAAATTTTTTGTGTATTCTTCTGCACTTTTAGCCTTTGGTATGTTTGTGTTTTTAATTATGTACATAGTGATAAACGGAATAAAGAATATAGATCTCTCTATTTTCTCAATAAACTATACTAGTGAAAATAGCTCTATTTTCCCATCATTTGTATCTACTATAGCCATAATCATACTAACATTAATGTTTTCAATACCATTTGGAATAGGTAGTGCAATATATCTAACTGAATATGCAAATAAAAGAAATAGGATTATTCAACTAATCTCTATTACTACTCAAACATTAGCTGGTATACCCTCTATTGTTTACGGTCTATTTGGAATGCTTTTTTTCGTTACAAAGCTTAAACTAGGCTTTTCAATAATATCAGGATCATTAACACTTGCGATAATGATTTTACCAATTATCATGGAAACAACAGAAAACGCATTAAACTCTGTTCCTGATAGCTATAGACAAGGTGCTTTTGGTTTAGGTGCTGGAAAATTAAGAACTGTATTTTCCATAGTATTACCTGCAAGTATGCCTGGTATACTTTCTGGAATAATACTTTCAATAGGTAGAATAATTGGAGAAAGTGCTGCCCTAATTTATACTGCAGGAACAGTAGCACAATTACCTAAAAGTATTTTTTCATCATCAAGAACATTAGCTGTACATGTATATAGTTTATCTAGTGAAGGCTTACATACCGATAAAGCATATGCAACAGCATTTATACTTTTAATACTAATACTAGGTATTAACTTACTTGCCAAAAAAATTACTAATAATTTGAAAAAGGGGTAA
- the pstB gene encoding phosphate ABC transporter ATP-binding protein PstB — protein MDKIQVKNLNLYYNKFQALKDINITIKENKIMSFIGPSGCGKSTLLKSINRMNDLVEDCRIEGEILLDSKNVNDIQVNQLRKRVGMVFQKPNPFPMSIYDNIAFGPRTHGITKKSELDFIVESSLKKAALYDDVKDRIYKSALALSGGQQQRLCIARALAVEPEVLLMDEPTSALDPISTGKIEDLVRVLKEKYTIIMVTHNMQQAIRISDDTAFFLLGRIIEVGKTDDIFSNPRDKRTEDYITGRFG, from the coding sequence ATGGACAAAATACAAGTAAAAAATTTAAATCTCTATTACAACAAATTTCAAGCATTAAAAGACATTAATATCACAATAAAAGAGAATAAAATAATGTCCTTTATAGGACCATCTGGATGTGGTAAATCTACTCTTTTAAAATCTATCAATAGAATGAATGATTTAGTAGAAGATTGTAGAATTGAAGGTGAAATTTTATTAGATTCTAAAAATGTTAATGATATACAAGTTAATCAACTAAGAAAAAGAGTTGGTATGGTTTTTCAAAAACCAAATCCTTTTCCCATGAGTATATATGACAATATTGCTTTTGGTCCTAGAACTCATGGTATAACAAAAAAATCTGAGTTAGACTTTATTGTAGAAAGCTCTCTTAAAAAAGCTGCTCTTTATGATGATGTTAAAGATAGAATATACAAGTCAGCACTTGCATTATCTGGAGGTCAACAACAAAGATTATGTATAGCAAGAGCATTAGCTGTCGAACCTGAAGTTTTACTTATGGACGAACCTACAAGTGCATTAGATCCAATTTCTACTGGGAAAATAGAGGATTTAGTTAGAGTTTTAAAAGAAAAATATACAATAATTATGGTAACCCATAATATGCAACAGGCTATAAGAATAAGTGATGATACTGCATTTTTCTTACTAGGTAGAATAATAGAAGTCGGAAAAACTGATGATATTTTTAGTAACCCTCGTGATAAAAGAACAGAAGACTATATCACAGGAAGATTTGGATAG
- the phoU gene encoding phosphate signaling complex protein PhoU, producing the protein MREKYDEKLNLLNDNLVKMGEMVKEQIANTIRILENQDKEIAKEILQNENDINSMEKNIERLCLNLILHEQPVAKDLRTISSAFKMIIDLERIGDHATDISEIILETKKTLKNIENFKNFIAMSNKTTEMITNSINAYINKDINLANLVIKSDDVVDDLFEKIKKEMIHLIKDTDEDGEKIIEDLLIAKYFERIGDHSVNIAEWAIFSITGEHKNSKIL; encoded by the coding sequence ATGAGAGAAAAATATGATGAAAAATTAAACTTACTAAATGATAACCTTGTTAAAATGGGTGAAATGGTAAAAGAACAAATAGCCAATACTATACGTATCCTTGAGAATCAAGACAAAGAAATTGCTAAAGAAATTTTGCAAAATGAAAACGATATTAACTCAATGGAAAAAAATATAGAACGTTTATGCCTTAATTTAATATTACACGAACAACCCGTTGCCAAAGATTTAAGAACAATATCTTCAGCATTTAAAATGATAATAGACTTAGAACGTATAGGTGATCATGCAACAGATATTTCAGAAATAATACTTGAAACTAAAAAGACATTGAAAAATATTGAAAACTTTAAAAACTTCATTGCTATGTCTAATAAGACGACTGAAATGATAACTAACAGTATTAATGCATATATTAATAAGGATATTAACCTTGCTAATTTAGTTATTAAATCTGATGATGTAGTAGATGACTTATTCGAAAAAATAAAGAAAGAAATGATACATTTAATAAAAGATACTGATGAAGATGGAGAAAAAATAATAGAAGACCTATTAATAGCGAAATATTTTGAAAGAATAGGTGATCACTCAGTAAATATTGCAGAATGGGCGATATTTTCAATAACTGGAGAACATAAGAATTCAAAAATACTCTAA
- a CDS encoding SIS domain-containing protein, translating to MLKFNEEKQIESVKGALKLRNDINKIVDNACEKGYDNICFIGIGGTWASSMQAFEHMKEYSSIEVIVENAAEYLAAPNKRITDKTIVIFSSVTGSTEELVKAIKRIKEIGSNIIGFIDNENTQLHKLCSSVITYKANEQLKFFMIADRFMYNNNEFNEYEELYENLENYLPQVLVDVEKEADEFAKEFAKKHCNDPIHYFIGSGNQWGATYSYAMCYWEEQLWIKTKSIRSSEFFHGMFEIVTKETPVTVFIGEDNHRYLSERVAKFLPRICENYTIIDTKNYELKGIKEKFRKHISHLVMHGVTNRIDAYMERETRHPMEIRRYYRRLDY from the coding sequence TTGCTAAAATTTAATGAAGAAAAACAAATAGAAAGTGTTAAAGGAGCACTAAAATTAAGAAACGATATAAATAAAATAGTGGATAATGCTTGTGAAAAAGGCTACGACAATATTTGCTTTATAGGTATAGGTGGTACTTGGGCATCTAGTATGCAAGCATTTGAACATATGAAAGAGTATTCAAGTATTGAGGTAATTGTTGAAAATGCTGCTGAATACTTAGCTGCACCTAATAAAAGAATTACAGATAAAACCATAGTTATTTTTTCTTCAGTAACAGGAAGTACAGAAGAACTAGTAAAAGCAATTAAAAGAATAAAAGAAATTGGATCAAATATAATTGGATTTATTGATAATGAAAATACACAACTTCACAAATTATGTAGTAGTGTAATTACATATAAGGCAAACGAACAATTAAAATTTTTCATGATTGCAGATAGATTTATGTATAACAATAATGAGTTTAATGAATATGAAGAATTGTATGAAAATCTAGAAAACTATTTACCACAAGTTCTAGTTGACGTTGAAAAAGAAGCAGATGAATTTGCAAAAGAATTTGCTAAAAAACATTGTAATGATCCCATACACTATTTCATAGGTAGTGGTAATCAATGGGGTGCTACATATTCATATGCAATGTGTTACTGGGAAGAACAACTATGGATAAAAACAAAATCAATAAGATCTAGTGAATTTTTCCATGGAATGTTTGAAATTGTTACTAAAGAAACGCCAGTTACAGTATTTATAGGTGAGGATAATCATAGATATTTATCAGAAAGAGTAGCTAAATTTTTACCAAGAATATGTGAAAATTATACAATAATTGATACTAAAAACTATGAATTAAAAGGAATAAAAGAAAAATTTAGAAAACATATATCTCATCTAGTTATGCATGGTGTTACAAATCGAATAGATGCCTATATGGAAAGAGAAACAAGACACCCTATGGAAATCAGAAGATATTATAGAAGATTAGATTATTAA
- a CDS encoding SIS domain-containing protein, whose translation MTMYDYILEEKNVLSKILEEFKNIDIRNKKNILIIATGSSKNAALATKYFMQNTLDAIITIVEPFNYVHYSKIDKKIDLVILITQSGKSASIVEAYEYIRANTNIEILTITSNDNCKLAKESEYFLNLNMGEETVGFVTKGFSSTVLNLYLLAIENSNSVDKIAYKKELSDIINDLPNAIQIANSLCDKEREKLKKCSRFSCIAYGDLYGISKEFETKFTETVRVPSIGYELEQFMHGPYLEANKDHILLFLNIKDSNEIRSKMLQEYMEKYVMKTFSFEKNTVFVSIYMATIIQVLSYRISQLKSIDLGKRIFDDFDKVLKSKI comes from the coding sequence ATGACAATGTACGATTACATCTTAGAAGAAAAAAATGTATTATCAAAAATTTTAGAAGAATTTAAAAATATTGATATACGAAACAAAAAGAATATATTAATAATAGCTACAGGATCATCAAAAAATGCAGCACTAGCAACAAAATATTTTATGCAAAATACTTTAGATGCTATTATTACAATTGTTGAACCATTTAATTATGTACATTATTCAAAAATTGATAAAAAAATAGATTTAGTAATTTTAATAACACAAAGTGGTAAAAGTGCTTCTATCGTAGAAGCATATGAATATATTAGAGCTAATACAAATATAGAAATTTTAACTATTACAAGCAATGATAACTGTAAATTAGCAAAAGAAAGTGAATATTTTTTGAATTTAAATATGGGAGAAGAAACAGTTGGTTTTGTTACAAAAGGATTTAGTTCAACAGTCTTAAATCTATACCTATTGGCAATTGAAAATTCAAATAGTGTGGATAAAATTGCATATAAGAAGGAACTAAGTGATATAATTAACGATTTACCAAATGCTATTCAAATAGCTAATTCATTATGTGATAAAGAAAGAGAAAAATTAAAAAAATGTTCTAGATTTAGTTGTATTGCATATGGGGACTTGTATGGTATTTCTAAAGAATTTGAAACTAAATTCACTGAAACAGTAAGAGTTCCATCAATTGGTTATGAATTAGAACAATTTATGCATGGACCATATTTAGAAGCTAATAAAGATCACATATTATTGTTTTTAAATATTAAAGATAGTAATGAAATAAGAAGCAAGATGTTACAAGAATATATGGAAAAATATGTTATGAAAACATTTAGTTTTGAAAAAAATACTGTGTTTGTAAGCATATATATGGCAACAATAATACAAGTTTTAAGTTATAGAATTTCACAATTAAAATCAATAGATCTTGGAAAAAGAATATTTGACGATTTCGATAAAGTATTAAAAAGCAAAATATAA
- a CDS encoding PTS system mannose/fructose/sorbose family transporter subunit IID has product MKTFNENENKVITDKELKRVFWRSFQMEFSWNYERQMSLAYVYALIPVLEKIYTKKEELSKALKRHLEFFNITPHICTFMLGISAAMEEENKKENNLDENSVNNIKTALMGPLSGIGDSFFWGTLRLVATGIGTSLALKGNILGPILFLLIFNIPHIIVRYLLTFVGYKFGIGSLKNIEKSGNLSKLTYGASILGVFVVGSMAASLIDINIPLTIGKTNPFVLQDILNDIMPGIPQVLAFGVIYYLLGKKFKPVSIILGIAIFGIIMAFLGVL; this is encoded by the coding sequence ATGAAGACTTTTAACGAAAATGAAAATAAAGTTATTACAGACAAAGAGCTTAAAAGAGTATTTTGGAGATCATTTCAAATGGAATTTTCATGGAATTATGAAAGACAAATGAGCTTAGCATATGTATATGCATTAATACCTGTATTAGAAAAAATATATACAAAAAAAGAAGAATTAAGTAAAGCATTAAAAAGACATCTAGAATTTTTCAATATTACACCACATATTTGTACATTTATGTTAGGTATAAGTGCAGCTATGGAAGAAGAAAATAAGAAGGAAAATAACTTAGATGAAAATTCAGTAAATAATATAAAAACAGCACTTATGGGACCTTTATCTGGTATAGGAGATTCATTCTTTTGGGGAACATTAAGATTAGTAGCTACAGGTATAGGAACATCACTAGCACTTAAAGGTAATATATTAGGACCTATATTATTCCTATTAATCTTCAATATACCACATATAATTGTAAGATACTTATTAACTTTTGTAGGATACAAATTTGGTATAGGTAGTTTAAAAAATATTGAAAAATCAGGTAATTTATCAAAATTAACTTATGGAGCATCAATATTAGGTGTATTTGTAGTTGGAAGTATGGCTGCAAGTTTAATAGATATTAATATACCTTTAACAATAGGGAAGACAAATCCATTTGTGTTACAAGATATATTAAATGATATTATGCCAGGTATTCCACAAGTATTAGCATTTGGAGTAATATATTACTTACTAGGTAAAAAATTCAAGCCAGTATCTATTATTTTAGGAATTGCAATTTTTGGAATAATAATGGCATTTTTAGGGGTGCTATAA